The Proteus terrae subsp. cibarius genome contains the following window.
AGCTTTACGTGATTCACGGTTTGATAAGTAACCGTTTTTAATTATTCTGTTAGTATTGTCACACTTACGATTGTGCCCCTGACTAGATAAGTTTTTGAAAAATGGTAGCATATCTGCGAGCTAACTCTCGCATATAATGAAAACAGTAGTGTATGTTACAATTAGCTTGAAGCGTTTCACTTAACACATTGGATAAAACACAGTCTGATTTCTGTTTTATCCAATTGCCAACACCTTTCGTTCAAGGTCAACGGAGTAATACATGTCCAGACGGCTCAGAAGAACAAAAATTGTTACCACCTTAGGCCCAGCAACAGATCGTGATAATAACTTAGAAAAAATTATTATTGCTGGCGCAAATGTTGTTCGATTAAATTTCTCTCATGGTTCTGCGGAAGATCATCTTGCTCGTGCTAATCGTACGCGTGAAATCGCCGCAAGATTAGGTCGCCATGTTGCTATTCTCGGGGATTTACAAGGTCCTAAAATCCGTGTATCTACCTTTAAAGACGGAAAAGTTTTCCTGAATGTCGGTGATAAATTCTTACTTGATGCAACGCTTGAAAAAGGCGAAGGTAACCAAAATCAAGTGGGTATCGATTATAAAGGCTTACCTGCCGACGTGGTTCCAGGCGATATTTTACTTCTTGATGATGGTCGAGTTCAGTTAAAAGTCCTCAAAGTTGAGGGTTTAAAAGTCTTTACTGAAGTGACGGTTGGTGGTCCTTTATCTAATAATAAAGGCATTAATAAACTCGGCGGAGGCCTCTCTGCTGATGCATTAACAGAAAAAGATAAACAAGATATTATCACTGCGGCAAAAATCGGTGTTGATTACCTTGCCGTTTCATTCCCAAGAACAGGTGAAGATCTTAACCTTGCTCGCCGTTTAGCCCGTGATGCAGGCTGTGAATGCCAAATCGTTTCTAAAGTAGAACGTGCTGAAGCGGTTGCTAATGATGAAATCATTGATGAAATCATTCTTGCTTCTGATGTGGTGATGGTAGCTCGTGGCGATTTAGGCGTTGAAATTGGTGATCCTGAGCTGGTGGGCGTACAGAAAAAATTAATTCGTCGTGCTCGTCAGCTTAATCGTGTCGTTATCACTGCCACTCAAATGATGGAGTCAATGATAACAAATCCAATGCCAACTCGTGCTGAAGTAATGGACGTTGCTAACGCCGTATTAGATGGCACTGATGCCGTTATGCTTTCAGCAGAAACCGCAGCAGGACAATATCCAGCAGAAACGGTCGCTTCAATGGCGCAAGTTTGCTTAGGCGCTGAGAAAATGCCAGCCGCCAATGTTTCTAAGCACCGTTTAGATATGGTTTTTGATACAGTGGAAGAAGCTATTGCGATGTCTACAATGTATGCAGCTAACCACATGAAAGGCGTTAATGCGATTATTGCGATGACTGAATCCGGTCGTACTGCACGCATGATGTCTCGTATCAGTACAGGTTTACCGATTTTCTCAATGTCTCGTCATGAGAAAACATTGAATCAAACCGCACTTTATCGTGGCGTGACGCCAGTTTATTGCAGTACTCACACTGATGGTATTGCCGCTGCTAATGAGGCAATTGGTCGTTTACGTGATAAAGGTTTCTTGGTTTCTGGTGATTTAGTGTTAGTCACTCAAGGTGACCAAATGGGCACTGTGGGTAGCACCAATACATGCCGTATTCTGACGGTTGAATAATACAGAATCCTAAACCTTAATAACAAAACGGGCACTTTATTAAGTGCCCGTTTTTTTAATTTACTTCTTTTTTGTGCAAGGACTAGTCCAAAATATTCTCACGGGCGTAAGGCTCTATTTCACCCTCTTTACGTGTCTTCAGTAATTTTAAGATCCACGTATATTGCTCTGGCGTTGGTGTCACGAGTGCTTCTAACTCTTCATTCATTCTACGTGCAATGTACGCATCATCTTTATCTTCAATATCATCCATTGGTTCACGAACAATAATACTAAGCTGATGTGTTTTATAACAATACACAGGGAATAACGGTACAATAGCCGCTCGGCACACTTTCATTAACCGTCCAATCGCGGGTAATGTCGCTTTATAAGTCCCGAAAAAATCCACAAATTGACTATGTTCGGCACCATGATCTTGATCTGGCAGATAATAGCCCCAGTAACCTTGTCGCACAGAAGAAATAAAAGGCTTAATACCTGCTTCGCGTGAATGTAATCGACCATCAAAATGATGACGTGCTTTATTCCATAGGTAATCAGCAACGGGATCTTTTTGATGATGAAACATCGCAGCCATTTTCTGACCTGTCGATGCTAACAGCATTGCAGGAATATCAACCGCCCACCCATGAGGCACCATAAAAATGACATTACGACCTTGCTCTTTAAAACGCTCAATGATTTCTAGTCCCTGCCAAGATGTGCGCTTTAATATACGCTCAGGGCCTCTTAAACAAAGCTCTGCTAGCATCACAAAGGATTGAGGTGCAGTTTCAAACATATTATCAAGAACTGTTTCACGTTGTGTTTTATTCCATGTTGGAAAACAGTATCTCAAGTTGATATCTGCACGACGTCTTGCGCTTTTCGCTTTACGTCCAACAAAACGACCAATAGAAGCAAGAAATGGATCACGCCATTTTACTGGCATATAAGCTAATGCACTTAATACACCTGCACCTACCCATGTTCCCCAATGACGAGGATGCAAATATGCACGGTGAAAAGTGGGTACATAACCCGCTTTGCTATCTGTATCTTTTTCTTTATTCATCAGATAACTCTCTGAACTGATCCCCCAAAGAGGCGTAAAAAATATTAAAACAAAAGCGGATGATATCAATCATCCGCTTTTATGTCTTTAAAATCATATTTATTGTCAATCAGCTAGCACTAATTGCGGCTTAATCTCTTTTACTTTAGCAAGATATTCTTGTTTATCTTTGCCTGTTAAACCATCAGCACGAGGTAATGTGGCTGTTAGTGGATTGACTGCTTGTTGGTTGATCCACAGCTCATAGTGCAAATGAGGCCCAGTAGAACGTCCTGTATTGCCTGACAACGCAATTCTATCTCCACGCTTAACACGTTGTCCCGGTTTTACAAGTAACTGGCGTAAGTGCATATAACGTGTTG
Protein-coding sequences here:
- the pyk gene encoding pyruvate kinase; translated protein: MSRRLRRTKIVTTLGPATDRDNNLEKIIIAGANVVRLNFSHGSAEDHLARANRTREIAARLGRHVAILGDLQGPKIRVSTFKDGKVFLNVGDKFLLDATLEKGEGNQNQVGIDYKGLPADVVPGDILLLDDGRVQLKVLKVEGLKVFTEVTVGGPLSNNKGINKLGGGLSADALTEKDKQDIITAAKIGVDYLAVSFPRTGEDLNLARRLARDAGCECQIVSKVERAEAVANDEIIDEIILASDVVMVARGDLGVEIGDPELVGVQKKLIRRARQLNRVVITATQMMESMITNPMPTRAEVMDVANAVLDGTDAVMLSAETAAGQYPAETVASMAQVCLGAEKMPAANVSKHRLDMVFDTVEEAIAMSTMYAANHMKGVNAIIAMTESGRTARMMSRISTGLPIFSMSRHEKTLNQTALYRGVTPVYCSTHTDGIAAANEAIGRLRDKGFLVSGDLVLVTQGDQMGTVGSTNTCRILTVE
- the lpxM gene encoding lauroyl-Kdo(2)-lipid IV(A) myristoyltransferase (LpxM is lauroyl-Kdo(2)-lipid IV(A) myristoyltransferase, an enzyme characterized in Escherichia coli and involved in biosynthesis of the form of lipid A found in that species and some closely related species.), translated to MNKEKDTDSKAGYVPTFHRAYLHPRHWGTWVGAGVLSALAYMPVKWRDPFLASIGRFVGRKAKSARRRADINLRYCFPTWNKTQRETVLDNMFETAPQSFVMLAELCLRGPERILKRTSWQGLEIIERFKEQGRNVIFMVPHGWAVDIPAMLLASTGQKMAAMFHHQKDPVADYLWNKARHHFDGRLHSREAGIKPFISSVRQGYWGYYLPDQDHGAEHSQFVDFFGTYKATLPAIGRLMKVCRAAIVPLFPVYCYKTHQLSIIVREPMDDIEDKDDAYIARRMNEELEALVTPTPEQYTWILKLLKTRKEGEIEPYARENILD